A portion of the Mesobacillus sp. AQ2 genome contains these proteins:
- a CDS encoding 3-oxoacyl-ACP reductase family protein — protein MEINYDNKVVLITGASTGIGAEFAKGFAASGAMVVINYLNSKASADHLVQEIQEVGGTAIAIKADVTSSSDVKTLFEAAIEEFGKIDILINNAGALVKRMPFAELQEEVWDQTYNLNVKSVFLCSKEAYPIMKQNGGGSIINITSIAARNGGGPGALHYSSAKGAVLTLTKGMAKEFLPAGIRVNAISPGVINTPFQDKFTPAEIREGFLKGIPMGREGLPAEIVGTALFLASDFASYICGETIEVNGGQLMD, from the coding sequence GTGGAAATCAATTACGATAATAAAGTTGTTTTAATCACTGGGGCAAGTACAGGCATAGGAGCGGAGTTTGCCAAAGGTTTTGCTGCCTCGGGTGCGATGGTAGTCATAAATTATTTAAACAGCAAAGCTAGTGCTGATCATCTTGTTCAAGAAATACAAGAAGTTGGGGGAACCGCCATTGCTATTAAAGCAGACGTTACCTCTTCCAGTGATGTAAAAACCCTTTTTGAGGCTGCGATAGAGGAGTTCGGGAAAATAGACATTCTCATTAATAACGCAGGAGCCCTGGTAAAAAGGATGCCATTTGCAGAACTTCAGGAAGAAGTTTGGGATCAGACTTACAACCTTAACGTAAAATCTGTTTTTCTCTGCTCTAAAGAGGCTTATCCAATTATGAAGCAGAATGGCGGGGGCAGCATTATTAATATTACCTCCATCGCGGCCAGGAATGGCGGAGGCCCCGGTGCTCTTCATTATTCCTCTGCAAAAGGAGCTGTTTTGACACTTACTAAAGGTATGGCAAAAGAATTTCTCCCTGCAGGAATCAGAGTGAATGCCATAAGCCCAGGTGTAATCAATACCCCTTTCCAGGATAAGTTTACTCCAGCGGAGATTCGTGAAGGCTTTTTAAAAGGCATCCCAATGGGGAGAGAAGGATTGCCTGCAGAAATTGTGGGTACTGCCTTGTTCCTCGCCTCGGACTTTGCCAGCTACATATGTGGTGAAACTATTGAAGTAAATGGTGGACAGTTGATGGATTAA
- a CDS encoding tripartite tricarboxylate transporter permease: MDLLFQGMVNVFQPEVIALVIAGVIVGIIIGALPGLTATMGVALFLPFTFGMEPTTGVLLLIGVYFGSIYGGSISAILLNTPGTPASAATAIDGFQLTKQGKAGKALGISAIASGVGGLISVLMLVLIAPQLAEVALNFSAPEMFGLALFGLSIISSISGGSVLKGLIAGVFGLLISTIGMDPMTSFPRFTYDQLSLLNGLSFIPVMIGLFAVSEALVIMEEQLAGEKGIGKVIASYVLPKWNELKTLWVSIFRSGLIGTFIGIIPGAGADIAAFVSYNEAKRFAKKEEKETFGKGNKKAIASAEAANNGVTGGAMVPLLTLGIPGDAVTAILLGALVVQGVQPGPQLFETSGELVYTLFAGMIVANILMVAFGLSGIRLFTKILMVPKNILGPIILVLSTVGAYAISNNFFDVYTMLGAGIIGYFMKKYGFPASPIVLALILGPMAESELRRSLVMSEGSYSIFFERPIALVFIIISILSLVLPLVWSRLKKNKTAAQ; encoded by the coding sequence ATGGATTTGCTCTTTCAGGGTATGGTAAATGTCTTTCAGCCTGAAGTTATTGCGCTTGTGATAGCAGGAGTTATAGTTGGGATCATTATAGGGGCACTGCCCGGTCTGACAGCAACAATGGGTGTAGCTTTGTTTTTGCCATTCACATTTGGTATGGAACCAACAACAGGAGTTCTTTTGCTGATAGGTGTTTATTTCGGATCTATTTATGGCGGTTCAATCTCTGCGATTCTATTGAATACTCCTGGGACCCCTGCTTCCGCTGCAACGGCAATTGATGGTTTTCAATTGACTAAGCAAGGAAAAGCGGGGAAGGCACTTGGAATTTCTGCCATTGCTTCAGGTGTAGGAGGATTAATAAGTGTGCTTATGCTTGTGTTAATTGCACCGCAGCTAGCAGAAGTGGCTCTCAATTTCAGCGCCCCTGAAATGTTTGGCCTTGCACTGTTTGGTTTGAGTATCATCTCCAGTATTTCAGGTGGTTCGGTGTTAAAGGGTCTAATCGCTGGAGTTTTCGGTCTTTTAATATCAACTATTGGAATGGACCCAATGACAAGTTTTCCTCGCTTTACATATGACCAGCTTTCTCTTTTGAATGGATTATCTTTTATTCCTGTCATGATTGGATTATTTGCTGTTTCGGAAGCACTTGTCATTATGGAAGAACAGCTTGCTGGTGAGAAGGGAATCGGAAAAGTTATTGCCAGTTATGTTCTCCCTAAATGGAATGAACTTAAAACATTATGGGTTTCCATATTCCGTTCAGGGCTGATTGGAACATTTATCGGAATTATCCCGGGAGCAGGCGCAGATATTGCTGCCTTCGTTTCCTATAATGAAGCTAAACGATTTGCGAAAAAAGAAGAAAAAGAAACTTTTGGAAAAGGGAATAAAAAAGCCATTGCTTCAGCTGAAGCAGCAAATAACGGAGTTACAGGCGGAGCGATGGTTCCATTGTTAACATTGGGAATTCCCGGTGATGCAGTAACAGCCATTCTCCTCGGTGCACTTGTGGTTCAAGGAGTACAGCCAGGACCGCAGCTGTTTGAAACAAGCGGTGAACTGGTATACACGCTGTTTGCAGGCATGATTGTGGCCAATATTCTTATGGTTGCTTTTGGACTAAGCGGGATTCGACTTTTTACAAAGATTTTGATGGTGCCAAAGAATATTCTTGGGCCAATCATTTTGGTTCTTTCTACAGTAGGAGCTTATGCGATAAGTAATAACTTTTTTGATGTTTATACGATGTTAGGTGCAGGAATCATCGGATATTTTATGAAGAAATACGGTTTCCCGGCTTCTCCTATCGTTTTAGCGCTTATTCTTGGTCCGATGGCCGAAAGTGAATTAAGAAGGTCGTTGGTTATGTCAGAAGGAAGTTACAGTATCTTCTTTGAACGTCCGATTGCGCTGGTTTTCATTATCATCTCAATCCTTTCCTTAGTCTTGCCGTTAGTATGGAGCAGATTAA
- a CDS encoding PTS ascorbate transporter subunit IIC produces MEIIKWVATNVFGTPAILLGFIVLLGLLLQKKNSSQVISGTFKAIIGFLIIGAGAGVIVNALMVFEPMWKEVFNLQGESLGKFMGQEGFNAKYGSAVTLAMTLGFLINVLLARFTKFKFIYLTGHMMFWTTTIFAGIVVHAVGDVSFVKLVIFLAVIMGLYWTIQPALTQPFMRKITGNDNIALGHTSASVALLAALVGKIAGNKENDSEKIKLPKGLEFLRDSNVITALTMGLLFLVGAIILSTKDTQGAADLMAKAGEQNFIIYSIIQSFTFAGGIAIVLLGVRMFIGEIVPAFNGIATKLVPGAKPALDCPIVFPFAPNAVILGFLGAFAGALIWLLVLGSTVSYVFVPTMIVLFFHGATAGVFGNATGGVRGALLGGFITSTVVAWGQFIMVKMLISSTVPDTAMWAADSDMFILGPIVRFLAQLFF; encoded by the coding sequence ATGGAAATAATCAAATGGGTTGCCACCAACGTCTTTGGAACACCTGCAATTCTGCTTGGTTTCATCGTCCTGCTCGGGCTTTTGCTGCAAAAGAAAAACTCAAGCCAGGTCATAAGCGGCACGTTTAAAGCTATTATTGGATTCCTGATTATCGGTGCTGGCGCAGGTGTTATTGTAAACGCTCTTATGGTTTTTGAACCAATGTGGAAAGAAGTGTTTAACCTTCAGGGAGAGTCGCTTGGCAAATTCATGGGCCAGGAAGGCTTCAATGCCAAATACGGAAGTGCGGTTACTTTAGCTATGACACTCGGCTTCCTGATCAACGTTCTTCTGGCGCGTTTTACTAAATTTAAGTTCATCTATCTTACAGGCCACATGATGTTCTGGACCACAACTATTTTTGCCGGGATTGTCGTTCATGCGGTCGGCGATGTTTCTTTTGTCAAACTGGTCATTTTCCTTGCTGTCATCATGGGTCTATACTGGACCATTCAGCCGGCCTTGACGCAGCCGTTCATGCGTAAAATTACTGGGAATGACAATATCGCACTCGGCCATACATCTGCATCTGTCGCACTTCTTGCAGCACTTGTCGGTAAAATTGCAGGCAACAAAGAAAACGATTCAGAAAAAATCAAGCTGCCAAAGGGACTTGAATTCCTTCGCGATTCAAATGTTATTACAGCATTGACAATGGGGCTGCTTTTCCTGGTTGGCGCAATCATTCTTTCAACAAAGGATACCCAGGGCGCAGCTGATCTTATGGCCAAAGCTGGGGAACAGAACTTCATCATTTACTCAATCATCCAGTCCTTCACTTTTGCCGGCGGTATTGCCATCGTGCTCCTGGGTGTAAGGATGTTCATTGGAGAAATCGTACCTGCATTTAACGGTATTGCAACAAAGCTTGTTCCTGGTGCCAAGCCAGCGCTTGATTGCCCTATCGTATTCCCATTTGCTCCAAACGCTGTTATTCTTGGCTTCCTTGGAGCCTTTGCCGGGGCTCTTATCTGGCTGCTGGTTCTTGGAAGCACTGTAAGCTACGTTTTTGTTCCAACTATGATCGTCCTCTTTTTCCACGGTGCGACTGCCGGGGTATTCGGAAACGCAACTGGCGGTGTGCGCGGCGCATTGCTTGGAGGATTCATCACTTCAACAGTTGTAGCCTGGGGACAATTCATCATGGTAAAAATGCTGATCTCAAGCACAGTGCCAGATACTGCAATGTGGGCAGCGGACTCAGACATGTTCATCCTGGGACCGATCGTCCGCTTCTTGGCTCAGCTTTTCTTTTAA
- a CDS encoding PTS sugar transporter subunit IIA encodes MKFLESSLVALDVEAATPDEAIRAAGSLLVREGAVEERYVDAMIESYHNNGPYFVLAPKIALPHARPEDGVSEASVSFVRLKNPVVFGNAANDPVTFVFALGASTSDQHLQILQKLMLLLGDQSNVGKLQQATNYKDIKTLIGGKE; translated from the coding sequence ATGAAGTTTTTAGAATCCAGTCTGGTTGCCCTTGATGTGGAAGCGGCGACTCCCGATGAAGCAATCCGGGCGGCGGGAAGCCTTCTGGTGCGGGAGGGTGCCGTTGAGGAAAGATATGTCGATGCAATGATTGAATCGTACCACAATAATGGGCCATATTTTGTACTCGCTCCCAAAATTGCCCTGCCACATGCAAGGCCGGAGGATGGAGTAAGTGAAGCATCTGTTTCGTTTGTCCGCCTGAAGAATCCAGTAGTTTTCGGCAATGCAGCAAATGATCCTGTAACCTTTGTATTTGCCCTTGGTGCTTCAACAAGCGATCAGCACCTGCAAATTTTGCAAAAGCTAATGCTCCTTCTTGGAGACCAAAGCAATGTGGGAAAACTGCAACAAGCAACAAACTATAAAGATATTAAAACACTAATCGGGGGGAAAGAATAA
- a CDS encoding creatininase family protein, with protein MIFQNENSFEVKEKIEKSQIVILPIGAVEAHGPHLPLGTDNFLAERLSERVAKKTGAFVLPTLPYGQVWSLKNFPGSINISNESLINFLFDIGTSLYEQGFKLFVMINGHLGNAVAMKEAARKLYSEYPDLRVLYLFYPGVKQITEEVRDGKSAHSTYFHACEIETSYMLYLAPEYVDMSRAITDIPTIPPSADITPTPWEEFTKTAVLGDAKAATAEKGEKIIEVAIENMIKLIEGAKNGLK; from the coding sequence TTGATTTTTCAAAACGAAAACTCCTTTGAAGTGAAAGAAAAAATCGAGAAAAGCCAGATTGTGATTTTGCCGATTGGGGCAGTGGAGGCGCATGGCCCCCACCTGCCATTGGGAACAGATAACTTTTTGGCTGAGCGGCTATCCGAAAGGGTTGCCAAAAAGACAGGGGCGTTTGTCCTGCCTACATTGCCTTATGGGCAGGTATGGAGCCTGAAGAACTTTCCCGGAAGCATCAATATCAGCAATGAATCGCTGATCAACTTTCTGTTCGATATCGGAACCAGTCTGTACGAGCAGGGTTTCAAGCTGTTCGTCATGATTAACGGCCATCTTGGCAATGCTGTCGCCATGAAGGAAGCGGCCCGCAAATTATATAGTGAATATCCGGATCTTCGTGTTTTGTATTTATTTTATCCGGGAGTGAAGCAAATCACTGAAGAAGTTCGAGATGGTAAGTCAGCCCATTCCACTTACTTTCATGCCTGCGAAATCGAAACTTCCTATATGTTGTATTTGGCACCTGAGTACGTCGATATGTCACGAGCCATCACCGATATTCCGACCATCCCGCCAAGTGCAGATATCACGCCGACACCTTGGGAGGAATTCACCAAGACAGCAGTACTTGGTGATGCGAAGGCAGCGACAGCGGAAAAAGGCGAGAAAATCATCGAAGTAGCTATCGAAAATATGATCAAGCTGATTGAGGGTGCAAAAAATGGACTTAAGTAA
- a CDS encoding phosphotriesterase, translating to MSFIRTLRGDIAPTDLGFTYSHEHIVCRPAFWQEKGEGDLLLDDKEKSKKDVEDFKNHGGKSIVDATAIDYGRDVQAVKEISEELDIHIVGTAGFNKSFLWDAKIKDELKPIIGDYKTYYEWIDRATINQLTDVVIREVEEGLEGTPFKAGQVKFGTGYKRITPLEEKTLRAVARAHHETKAPLHSHTEAGTMGLEQIELLKSEGVDLNFMSFGHMDRNPDPYYHEKIASTGAYLSFDGIAKIKYAPESTRISSILDLVKKGYENQILVSGDTARKTYYKHYDYGLGLEYIIAKWVPRFIDDANRQGFDGEALIHKFFVENPARCFTFKK from the coding sequence ATGAGCTTCATACGTACGTTACGGGGGGATATTGCCCCAACCGACCTGGGCTTCACTTACTCTCACGAACACATTGTCTGCCGCCCCGCTTTTTGGCAGGAGAAGGGAGAAGGCGATCTTCTTCTTGATGATAAGGAAAAATCCAAAAAAGATGTTGAGGATTTTAAAAACCATGGCGGGAAATCAATTGTGGATGCCACGGCGATCGACTATGGCCGCGACGTTCAGGCAGTAAAGGAAATTTCCGAAGAACTCGATATCCATATCGTCGGGACCGCCGGTTTCAACAAAAGCTTTTTATGGGATGCAAAAATCAAAGACGAGCTAAAGCCAATCATCGGTGATTATAAAACTTATTATGAGTGGATTGACCGTGCCACCATCAACCAACTGACTGATGTAGTCATCAGGGAAGTTGAAGAAGGCTTGGAGGGCACTCCTTTCAAAGCGGGCCAGGTGAAATTTGGGACAGGTTATAAACGCATCACGCCGCTCGAGGAAAAAACTCTGCGTGCCGTTGCCCGTGCCCACCATGAAACAAAAGCACCCCTTCATTCTCACACAGAAGCTGGGACGATGGGTCTAGAGCAAATCGAACTTTTAAAATCGGAAGGCGTCGACTTGAATTTCATGAGTTTTGGTCATATGGACCGAAATCCTGATCCATATTACCACGAGAAGATCGCTTCAACAGGTGCCTACCTCAGTTTTGACGGCATTGCCAAAATCAAATATGCGCCCGAAAGCACACGCATCTCCTCCATCCTTGACCTTGTCAAAAAAGGCTATGAAAACCAAATCCTTGTCAGCGGTGATACAGCCCGTAAAACCTATTACAAACACTATGATTACGGTCTTGGGCTTGAATATATCATCGCAAAATGGGTACCGCGGTTCATTGACGATGCAAATCGGCAGGGGTTTGATGGAGAGGCTCTAATCCATAAGTTCTTTGTTGAGAATCCGGCTCGATGCTTTACTTTTAAAAAATAG
- a CDS encoding tripartite tricarboxylate transporter TctB family protein, translating to MIVANRVIGIGLLLLSVYAWLAANTFPASMGQGPGPDFFPKMSAVILGILAIMLVFKKEETEGKVYAFHGRSSVRSFILAFIAIILYVILIEFIGFGVSTVLVSLAWMWLMGVRKWTTLIGASLIISAGISIIFEYLLGVPIPHGILY from the coding sequence ATGATTGTGGCGAATCGTGTGATTGGCATAGGCCTCTTGTTATTGTCCGTTTATGCTTGGCTTGCTGCAAATACTTTTCCTGCGTCAATGGGACAGGGACCAGGTCCTGACTTTTTCCCGAAAATGTCGGCAGTCATACTGGGTATTTTAGCAATTATGCTTGTCTTTAAAAAAGAGGAGACCGAAGGGAAAGTCTATGCGTTTCATGGTAGATCTTCCGTTCGATCTTTTATATTAGCTTTCATCGCAATCATCTTATATGTAATTCTGATTGAATTTATCGGATTCGGGGTTTCAACTGTTTTAGTATCCCTGGCCTGGATGTGGCTAATGGGCGTTCGTAAGTGGACTACTCTGATTGGGGCGTCGTTAATTATTAGTGCAGGAATCAGTATCATTTTTGAATACCTGCTCGGTGTGCCGATACCTCATGGCATTCTTTATTAA
- a CDS encoding tripartite tricarboxylate transporter substrate binding protein, which produces MKKFKFSFVLLSIMLILAACGNNKETGGDGKEEAADFPKKAVEIIVPYAAGGGTDTVARSFADMAKKELGESVAVVNKEGGGGAVGMQNGINAKADGHTVTMVTVELLTLPHSGLAQFSYKDIKPVALLNEDPAAITVPADAPYNTIEEFIEAAKKEKLKVGNSGTGAIWHLAAAAFEKETGVEFNHVPFEGAAPAITALLGGHVDAVSVSPAEVSSQVKSGKLKVLAVMAEEKVASLPEVPTLKEKGIDLSIGTWRGLAVPKDTPAEVVKVLEEAFGKTAQSDEFKAQLEKMNLGYRYENSEGFSKMLEEKDQLFGDLIPSLKLN; this is translated from the coding sequence ATGAAAAAGTTTAAGTTTAGTTTTGTCCTTTTATCAATCATGCTCATATTGGCTGCTTGTGGTAACAACAAGGAAACTGGGGGAGATGGCAAGGAGGAAGCAGCGGATTTCCCTAAAAAAGCAGTTGAAATCATTGTCCCATATGCAGCAGGTGGAGGAACTGATACAGTGGCCCGTTCGTTTGCAGATATGGCGAAAAAGGAACTTGGAGAATCTGTAGCAGTTGTTAACAAAGAAGGTGGCGGCGGTGCAGTCGGCATGCAAAATGGTATCAATGCCAAGGCTGATGGGCATACAGTAACAATGGTTACTGTGGAGTTGCTGACATTGCCGCATTCCGGACTGGCTCAATTCTCATATAAAGATATTAAACCAGTAGCTTTATTGAATGAAGACCCTGCTGCAATCACAGTTCCTGCTGATGCACCTTACAATACGATCGAAGAATTCATTGAAGCAGCTAAAAAGGAAAAACTAAAAGTTGGGAACTCAGGAACAGGTGCAATCTGGCATCTGGCAGCTGCGGCTTTTGAAAAGGAAACTGGGGTTGAATTTAATCACGTACCATTTGAAGGTGCAGCTCCTGCGATCACAGCATTACTTGGCGGGCATGTGGATGCAGTTTCTGTCAGCCCGGCTGAGGTAAGCTCGCAAGTGAAGTCTGGCAAACTTAAGGTACTGGCCGTAATGGCAGAAGAAAAGGTTGCTTCGCTTCCAGAGGTCCCAACTTTAAAAGAGAAAGGAATCGACCTTTCCATTGGTACTTGGCGCGGTCTTGCTGTTCCAAAAGATACACCTGCGGAAGTTGTAAAGGTTCTTGAAGAAGCTTTTGGAAAAACAGCACAAAGCGACGAGTTTAAAGCTCAGCTTGAAAAAATGAATCTTGGATACCGTTATGAAAACAGTGAGGGTTTTTCGAAAATGCTTGAAGAAAAAGATCAATTATTTGGTGATTTAATCCCTTCATTGAAACTAAACTAA
- a CDS encoding SDR family oxidoreductase, which yields MSIHDLFSLQGKTALVTGCKRGIGKAIAIALAEAGADIIGVSSTLESSGSSVENEVVQRGRKFHAFSCDFSKRSDLYNFISDIKAKFDRIDILVNNAGTILREPALSHPDDYWDRVMDINLDSQFILSREIGKMMVKQESGKIIFIASLLSFQGGINVPSYAASKGAITQLVKALSNEWAQYGIQVNAIAPGYIATDNTSALREDSDRSQAILSRIPANRWGQPDDFTGISIFLASKASDYMTGSVVTVDGGWMGR from the coding sequence TTGAGCATTCATGATTTGTTTTCTTTACAAGGAAAAACAGCTCTTGTTACTGGCTGCAAAAGAGGTATAGGAAAGGCAATCGCTATTGCCCTGGCAGAAGCAGGTGCTGACATTATTGGCGTAAGCAGTACACTAGAATCATCTGGAAGCAGTGTCGAAAATGAGGTAGTACAAAGAGGAAGGAAATTTCACGCTTTTTCTTGTGACTTTTCTAAGAGGAGTGACTTATACAATTTCATCTCGGATATTAAAGCTAAATTCGATAGAATTGATATTCTTGTTAATAATGCAGGTACTATTCTTAGAGAGCCTGCATTAAGCCACCCCGATGATTATTGGGATCGTGTAATGGATATTAATTTGGATTCACAGTTTATCTTAAGCCGTGAAATCGGCAAAATGATGGTCAAGCAGGAATCCGGAAAAATTATTTTTATTGCTTCATTACTGAGCTTTCAAGGAGGAATCAATGTTCCTTCCTATGCAGCGAGCAAAGGGGCGATTACACAGTTAGTAAAAGCCCTATCGAATGAATGGGCGCAGTACGGCATTCAGGTTAATGCCATAGCACCCGGATACATAGCAACAGACAACACATCGGCATTAAGAGAAGATTCTGACCGGAGCCAAGCTATCCTCAGTCGAATCCCGGCAAACCGGTGGGGACAGCCGGACGATTTTACAGGGATTTCTATTTTCCTTGCTTCGAAGGCATCCGATTATATGACCGGCTCGGTAGTCACTGTAGATGGAGGCTGGATGGGAAGATAA
- a CDS encoding SIS domain-containing protein — translation MLNNYFEKIHLLLEEVMESEQDAMEKAAGKVAEAIMNGGIIQLFGCGHSHILTEEVFYRAGGLVPIRPILVEPLMLHEGALRSSRLERQNGYAEGFMKEQDIRQEDVVFVLSTSGRNPVPVDVAQGAKENGAFTIGLTSLEYSQSQPSRHTSGKHLFNSVDLVINNHSVPGDAILAHEKVKVPFAPTSTVIGAAILNAILAESIKIMADKGFEPPIFLSGNIDGADAHNTSLVEKYQKRIPLLS, via the coding sequence GTGCTTAATAATTATTTCGAAAAGATCCATTTACTGCTTGAAGAAGTTATGGAATCTGAGCAAGATGCGATGGAGAAGGCAGCAGGGAAAGTCGCCGAAGCTATTATGAACGGCGGTATCATCCAGTTGTTCGGCTGCGGGCATTCCCATATCTTGACCGAGGAAGTTTTTTACCGTGCTGGCGGTCTTGTGCCAATCAGGCCTATCCTGGTTGAACCATTGATGCTTCATGAAGGTGCGTTGAGATCATCCCGGCTTGAACGTCAAAACGGTTATGCTGAAGGATTTATGAAGGAACAGGATATTCGTCAGGAAGATGTCGTGTTTGTATTGTCCACGTCAGGCCGCAATCCGGTACCGGTTGACGTCGCACAAGGGGCGAAAGAAAATGGAGCCTTTACAATTGGCCTGACATCACTGGAATACTCCCAAAGCCAGCCATCCCGCCATACAAGCGGCAAGCACTTGTTCAATTCTGTTGATCTAGTGATCAATAACCACTCAGTGCCAGGGGACGCCATCCTTGCCCATGAGAAAGTAAAAGTACCCTTTGCCCCCACTTCAACAGTCATTGGGGCGGCGATTCTTAACGCCATCCTTGCAGAATCAATCAAAATCATGGCTGACAAAGGCTTCGAACCTCCAATCTTCCTGAGCGGAAACATCGACGGAGCTGATGCACACAACACTAGCCTGGTAGAAAAATATCAAAAAAGGATTCCATTATTATCTTAG
- a CDS encoding PTS sugar transporter subunit IIB, with the protein MKILCVCGLGQGTSLILRMNVETVLRDLGITADVENTDVSTASSMSPDYIVTSNELAQTLEGTSSKVIIVNNYFDMNEIKTALQENLQ; encoded by the coding sequence ATGAAAATTTTATGTGTATGCGGACTTGGACAAGGAACGAGCCTTATTTTGCGAATGAATGTTGAAACTGTTCTGAGGGACCTTGGAATCACTGCGGACGTTGAAAATACGGATGTATCAACTGCTTCCAGCATGTCGCCGGATTATATCGTGACAAGCAATGAGCTTGCTCAGACACTTGAAGGAACTAGCTCGAAAGTGATTATCGTAAACAACTATTTCGACATGAACGAAATTAAAACGGCTTTACAGGAAAACTTGCAATAA
- a CDS encoding KDGP aldolase: MDLSKLKKIDDFLLFNFLAKDKENAAEIVEAGEGYVVPGIVASDFEKIEDGIAKVNELKEAAPVVSVGLGDNGNPANWDKVLAIAAGSCPGHINQPFDKSSYSRGYLKALGQDQTVNALVSPSGKPGTVKLATGLEMTVEDLLDLASAMQIESIKFMPLKGIQHLDELVYLCKAAAEKGITAIEPAGGITADNIKEIVNAVKDTGIPVFMPHIFGSTIDKETGRTIPEEVIRILDRVRGEF, translated from the coding sequence ATGGACTTAAGTAAACTAAAAAAAATAGACGACTTTCTTTTATTTAATTTTTTGGCAAAAGACAAGGAAAATGCAGCAGAAATTGTGGAAGCTGGAGAAGGCTATGTAGTTCCTGGAATTGTGGCTTCTGATTTTGAGAAAATCGAGGACGGGATTGCAAAAGTAAATGAGCTGAAGGAAGCTGCCCCGGTTGTTTCAGTAGGGCTTGGCGACAACGGCAATCCGGCGAATTGGGATAAGGTCCTTGCGATTGCTGCTGGCTCCTGCCCAGGCCATATCAACCAGCCATTTGATAAATCCAGCTATTCAAGAGGATATTTAAAGGCTCTTGGGCAGGACCAGACCGTTAACGCCCTTGTTTCTCCAAGCGGCAAGCCCGGAACAGTCAAGCTTGCTACTGGACTTGAAATGACTGTTGAAGACTTGCTGGACCTTGCATCGGCAATGCAGATTGAATCCATCAAGTTTATGCCGTTAAAAGGAATCCAGCATCTGGATGAACTGGTTTATCTGTGTAAGGCAGCTGCAGAGAAGGGAATCACTGCAATCGAGCCTGCCGGGGGAATCACTGCCGATAATATCAAGGAAATCGTCAATGCGGTCAAGGATACGGGCATCCCGGTATTTATGCCGCATATTTTCGGGTCGACAATTGACAAAGAAACCGGCAGGACCATTCCGGAGGAAGTCATCAGGATACTAGACCGGGTAAGGGGGGAGTTTTAG
- a CDS encoding IclR family transcriptional regulator — protein MIQSVSRALHILEILKDYPKGLGVTELAQKLDVAKSTVHRLLMSLEEYDYVQKLGKDSVYRLGLKFIEMNEVVVENLNIVEVARPLIEGLSKSTGEIVHLVMLDNNEIIYIDKVENNSAIRIYSQVGRRGPLHCTGVGKSILAFLSEQEVDRLLSGYTMKRFTENTLTTIEELKTELKSIRENQFSYDNEEHEKGIRCVAAPIFDHRQRPQFAISVTGPLTRMSDEQLEEIIPKMKETAAEISRRMGYVHS, from the coding sequence TTGATTCAGTCTGTCAGCAGGGCGTTACACATTTTAGAAATCCTGAAAGATTATCCAAAAGGATTAGGTGTAACTGAATTAGCTCAAAAACTGGATGTAGCCAAAAGTACAGTCCATAGATTGTTAATGTCGCTTGAAGAGTATGATTATGTACAAAAGTTAGGTAAAGATAGTGTTTATCGGCTTGGTTTGAAATTCATCGAAATGAATGAGGTAGTGGTCGAAAATCTAAATATTGTGGAGGTTGCACGGCCGCTAATAGAGGGATTAAGCAAAAGCACAGGTGAGATTGTGCATTTGGTTATGCTAGACAACAACGAGATTATATACATCGATAAAGTCGAAAATAATTCCGCAATCAGGATTTATTCCCAGGTTGGAAGAAGAGGACCGCTGCATTGTACGGGTGTAGGCAAGAGTATTCTTGCTTTTTTAAGTGAACAAGAGGTCGATCGTTTGTTATCGGGCTATACAATGAAAAGATTCACTGAAAATACACTGACAACCATTGAGGAGTTAAAAACCGAACTAAAGTCAATCAGGGAAAATCAATTTTCTTATGATAACGAAGAACATGAAAAAGGGATTCGCTGTGTTGCAGCCCCAATTTTTGACCACAGGCAAAGGCCACAATTTGCGATTAGTGTTACTGGTCCGCTAACTAGAATGTCAGATGAACAACTGGAAGAAATCATTCCGAAGATGAAAGAAACAGCAGCAGAAATTTCCCGTCGGATGGGATATGTCCACTCATAA